A window of Juglans regia cultivar Chandler chromosome 7, Walnut 2.0, whole genome shotgun sequence contains these coding sequences:
- the LOC108985053 gene encoding protein IQ-DOMAIN 14-like yields the protein MGKATRWLKGLLGMKKEKAHVENQSQLTGDRREKKRWSFGKSLRDSSAVAQSPASTSGKIPATDAAWLRSYITESEKEQNKHAIAVAAATAAAADAAVAAAQAAVAVVRLTSQGRGTLFAGGRERWAAVKIQTVFRGCLARKALRALKGLVKLQALVRGYLVRKRATATLHSMQALIRAQASVRSQRARRSLNKENRFHPEIRARRSIERFDEARSEFHSKRLSASYEASMNAFDDSPKIVEIDTYKPRSRSRRINTVLSECGEDLPYQTISSPLPCPIPARNFQDYEWYFTGEECRFATAQSTPRFGNSIQSNAPATPAKSVCGDSFFRPYLNFPNYMASTQSFKAKLRSHSAPKQRPEPMPKKRLSLNEIMAARNSISSVRMQRSSSRDEEEDF from the exons atgggaAAGGCTACAAGATGGTTGAAAGGCCTGTTGGgaatgaagaaggagaaggcTCATGTCGAAAATCAAAGTCAATTGACTGGAGAccggagggaaaagaaaaggtggAGTTTTGGCAAGTCGCTAAGAGATTCTAGCGCAGTTGCTCAGTCGCCGGCGAGCACTTCGGGTAAAATACCAGCCACCGATGCGGCTTGGCTAAGATCCTACATTACTGAGTCAGAGAAGGAGCAGAACAAGCATGCAATTGCCGTGGCTGCTGCCACAGCAGCCGCAGCTGATGCTGCAGTTGCCGCTGCACAGGCAGCGGTGGCGGTTGTCCGGCTGACAAGCCAGGGACGGGGAACTTTGTTTGCTGGAGGGAGGGAAAGGTGGGCTGCTGTGAAGATTCAGACTGTTTTTAGGGGTTGTTTG GCCCGGAAAGCGCTTCGAGCTCTGAAAGGACTTGTCAAATTACAGGCTCTTGTTAGAGGATATCTTGTCCGAAAACGGGCTACTGCAACCCTTCATAGCATGCAAGCTCTTATAAGAGCTCAAGCTTCAGTTCGCTCACAGCGTGCCCGTCGTTCTCTCAACAAAGAGAATAGATTTCATCCTGAAATTCGAGCCCGAAGATCTATT GAGAGGTTTGACGAAGCAAGAAGTGAATTTCACAGCAAGAGGTTATCGGCATCATATGAAGCTTCAATGAATGCATTCGACGATAGCCCAAAAATTGTGGAAATTGACACATACAAACCAAGATCAAGATCTAGGAGAATCAACACGGTGTTGTCTGAGTGTGGTGAAGACCTGCCTTACCAAACAATCTCATCGCCTCTTCCATGTCCAATTCCTGCTCGAAACTTTCAAGACTATGAATGGTACTTCACTGGTGAAGAATGTAGGTTTGCTACTGCTCAGAGCACTCCTCGGTTTGGTAATTCCATTCAGTCTAATGCCCCGGCTACACCGGCCAAGAGTGTCTGTGGAGACAGCTTCTTTAGACCATACTTAAACTTCCCAAACTATATGGCAAGTACACAATCTTTTAAGGCTAAATTGAGGTCTCACAGTGCACCAAAGCAAAGACCCGAGCCTATGCCAAAGAAGAGGCTTTCACTGAATGAAATCATGGCAGCAAGAAATAGCATTAGCAGTGTTAGAATGCAGCGGTCTTCTTCCCGagatgaagaggaagatttCTGA
- the LOC108981955 gene encoding uncharacterized protein LOC108981955 — MGEGRKQLLKGSNTPPYNHEQAKDKDYRWVIMEGHDNDDDNDNNNYGGSSASNSLEDSVVSLGSISSSDMVDDASSTSNSCSSSSHSSVSGPLYELSELMAQLPIKRSGLSKYFEGKSQSFTSLSSVMRIEDLAKKETPCRRKIKACKSYGGGLDNHKQYTLPKATISKKASRGSLSSSSFSGRRGSFLGISRPPPIPAQKINF; from the exons ATGGGTGAAGGTCGAAAACAACTACTTAAAGGTTCAAACACGCCGCCATACAATCACGAGCAAGCCAAAGATAAAGATTATCGGTGGGTGATCATGGAAGGacatgataatgatgatgataatgataataataattatggcGGATCATCTGCATCTAATTCCCTTGAAGACTCCGTAGTTTCTCTTGGATCAATATCATCCTCAGACATGGTGGATGATGCATCTTCAACATCAAATTCATGTTCTTCATCCTCACATTCAAGTGTTAGTGGACCTTTGTATGAATTGTCAGAGCTCATGGCCCAACTACCCATCAA GAGATCAGGACTTTCCAAGTACTTTGAAGGCAAGTCTCAGTCTTTTACATCTCTTTCGAGCGTGATGAGAATAGAAGACCTTGCCAAGAAGGAAACTCCctgtagaagaaaaataaaagcatgtaaGAGCTATGGAGGTGGCTTGGATAACCACAAACAATACACCCTGCCGAAGGCAACCATTTCTAAGAAGGCATCTAGAGGTTCATTGTCATCTTCGTCTTTTTCAGGCAGGAGAGGAAGTTTCTTGGGTATTAGTAGGCCCCCTCCAATCCCCGCCCAGAAGATCAACTTTTGA
- the LOC118349050 gene encoding uncharacterized protein LOC118349050 isoform X1: MGNGDTDFEILNLEAEVNLEDSLTKYLEIELLLLKAIIGASVFSVIVAFLVWGFHFKRMKTSLNDSCLFAKPCFESLMVEKDKTIGKDSFYDPKAFFDCKTSRIEFVIAEKHSSGLCNREEMHMERFGSFVSYSSFHAVEKSLKDNNESRAPTIELLGEFVFVKVSSSSLSEYSVSTEKSRSKVHSVPLQPQPAFSEFPTMDSHSCARYTSRKIVKEER, translated from the coding sequence ATGGGCAATGGTGATACAGACTTTGAGATTCTCAATCTTGAAGCAGAAGTAAATTTGGAGGATAGCCTAACGAAGTACTTGGAAATCGAATTGTTGTTACTGAAAGCGATTATTGGGGCTTCAGTATTTTCTGTGATTGTAGCCTTTTTGGTCTGGGGTTTCCACTTTAAGCGTATGAAAACTTCATTGAACGATTCTTGTCTATTTGCAAAGCCTTGTTTTGAATCTCTGATGGTAGAGAAAGATAAAACTATTGGAAAGGATTCTTTCTATGACCCCAAAGCCTTCTTTGATTGTAAAACCTCTCGTATTGAATTTGTCATAGCAGAGAAGCATAGCTCAGGGCTTTGTAATAGGGAAGAGATGCACATGGAACGTTTTGGCTCTTTCGTGAGTTATTCATCTTTTCATGCAGTGGAGAAGTCTCTCAAAGATAATAACGAAAGCCGAGCACCAACAATTGAGTTGCTCGGGGAGTTTGTGTTTGTAAAGGTAAGCAGCAGCTCTCTGAGCGAGTATTCTGTTTCCACGGAGAAGTCAAGGAGCAAAGTCCATTCGGTTCCTCTACAACCCCAGCCGGCTTTCTCGGAGTTCCCTACGATGGATTCTCATTCATGTGCAAGATATACTTCTAGGAAGATTGTGAAAGAAGAGAGGTAA
- the LOC118349050 gene encoding uncharacterized protein LOC118349050 isoform X2 encodes MSIKAPGIPRVPVSDENDQSHREMGSNVQTTKKFIPKHYMSQTISAASKVAVPRKKILGERNAAPESMFSDSHIQKTPIFESKITFVNPGTDISYVSLPQGFESDDNGENALVADVSLRP; translated from the exons ATGTCTATCAAGGCTCCTGGAATTCCAAGAGTCCCAGTGTCAG ATGAGAACGATCAAAGCCATCGAGAAATGGGTTCTAACGTTCAGACCACAAAGAAATTTATCCCAAAGCATTACATGTCCCAAACCATATCTGCAGCTAGCAAGGTCGCTGTCCCGAGAAAGAAAATCTTAGGCGAAAGGAATGCAGCCCCGGAATCGATGTTCTCCGATTCCCATATCCAAAAGACCCCCATTTTTGAATCAAAAATCACTTTTGTGAATCCCGGAACCGATATTTCCTATGTATCATTGCCGCAGGGGTTTGAATCCGATGACAATGGGGAGAATGCTCTTGTTGCTGACGTTTCTTTGCGGCCCTAG